A window of the Thermoanaerobaculia bacterium genome harbors these coding sequences:
- a CDS encoding beta-ketoacyl-ACP synthase III — translation MLRAKVVGTGSCVPERLLTNADLEKIVETSDEWITTRTGIKERHIVQPGEKFSDLATRAAERALESAGVAASDLDMVLVGTVSSDMLFPSTACLVQNNLGAGKAAASDLSAACTGFLYGLHLADALIQSGKAQNVLLVGGEILSRYVDWTDRSTCVLFGDGAGAAVLQATRGDHGILGSSMKSNGNYGDFICMPGGGSSRPANDPSSIDERLPFIKMKGNETFKIAVRAMADVSEEVLEEQGFTHDDIQLFIPHQANERIIDAVGKQLKIDSRKVYKNIEHYGNTSAASIPIALDECARGGRVKAGDLVLMTAFGAGLTWGAALMRW, via the coding sequence GGAACGGGCTCGTGCGTGCCCGAGCGGCTGTTGACGAATGCCGATCTCGAGAAGATCGTCGAGACGTCCGACGAATGGATCACGACCCGCACCGGCATCAAGGAGCGGCACATCGTCCAGCCGGGAGAGAAGTTCTCGGACCTCGCGACGCGCGCGGCGGAGCGCGCGCTCGAGTCCGCGGGGGTGGCCGCGTCCGATCTCGACATGGTTCTCGTCGGGACGGTTTCCTCGGACATGCTGTTTCCTTCGACCGCGTGTCTCGTGCAGAACAACCTCGGCGCGGGAAAAGCCGCGGCATCGGACCTTTCCGCGGCCTGTACCGGGTTTCTCTACGGTCTCCATCTGGCCGACGCCCTGATCCAGTCGGGGAAGGCCCAGAACGTCCTTCTCGTCGGCGGAGAGATCCTCTCGCGCTACGTCGACTGGACGGATCGTTCGACGTGCGTCCTCTTCGGCGACGGAGCGGGCGCGGCGGTTCTCCAGGCGACGCGCGGCGATCACGGGATCCTCGGGTCCTCCATGAAGTCCAACGGCAACTACGGGGACTTCATCTGCATGCCGGGCGGCGGGTCGTCGCGCCCCGCCAACGATCCCTCCTCCATCGACGAGCGCCTGCCCTTCATCAAGATGAAGGGGAACGAGACGTTCAAGATCGCCGTGCGCGCGATGGCGGACGTCTCGGAAGAGGTCCTCGAGGAGCAGGGATTCACGCACGACGACATCCAGCTCTTCATCCCGCATCAGGCCAACGAGCGGATCATCGACGCGGTCGGCAAGCAGCTGAAGATCGACTCGAGGAAGGTCTACAAGAACATCGAGCACTACGGGAACACGTCGGCGGCGTCGATCCCGATCGCGCTCGACGAGTGCGCGCGAGGCGGGCGGGTGAAGGCCGGCGATCTCGTGCTGATGACGGCATTCGGCGCGGGCCTCACCTGGGGCGCGGCGCTGATGCGCTGGTAG
- the fabD gene encoding ACP S-malonyltransferase, which produces MPLALLFPGQGSQFVGMGKDLCEAFPEAKAVFDEADAALGFRISTICFEGPEEELKRTANTQPAILTHSIAALRVLEARRPERLAGAAAAAGHSLGEYSAGVAAGAFSFADAVRTVHDRGKFMQESVPEGVGAMAAILGLAADAVASACDDAAVETGKIVAPANYNSPEQTVIAGHAEAVARASELCRERGAKKAVPLPVSAPFHCALMQPAAERLLPVLRGLAIADPRLPVVTNVDAREATNSEEVRAALARQVASPVRWVESVERLGAMGVTEALEIGPGAVLAGLVRRIRKDIPVTPVGKADQIPA; this is translated from the coding sequence GTGCCTCTCGCGCTCCTCTTTCCCGGCCAGGGATCCCAGTTCGTGGGAATGGGAAAGGACCTCTGCGAGGCCTTCCCGGAGGCGAAAGCGGTCTTCGACGAAGCCGACGCCGCGCTCGGATTCCGGATCTCGACGATCTGTTTCGAGGGGCCGGAAGAGGAGCTGAAGCGCACGGCGAACACGCAGCCGGCGATCCTGACGCATTCGATCGCGGCGCTCCGCGTGCTCGAGGCGCGTCGGCCCGAGCGGCTCGCGGGAGCGGCCGCCGCGGCCGGTCATTCGCTCGGCGAGTATTCGGCGGGGGTGGCGGCGGGCGCGTTCTCGTTCGCCGACGCCGTCCGGACCGTCCACGACCGCGGGAAGTTCATGCAGGAGTCCGTGCCGGAGGGCGTCGGCGCGATGGCCGCGATTCTCGGACTCGCGGCGGATGCCGTCGCGTCCGCCTGCGACGATGCGGCGGTCGAGACGGGAAAGATCGTCGCCCCCGCCAACTACAACTCGCCGGAGCAGACCGTGATCGCGGGGCACGCCGAGGCGGTCGCGCGGGCCTCGGAGCTCTGCCGCGAGCGCGGCGCGAAGAAGGCCGTCCCGCTCCCCGTCTCGGCCCCCTTCCACTGCGCGCTCATGCAGCCGGCGGCCGAGCGGCTCCTCCCCGTCCTCCGGGGGCTGGCCATCGCGGATCCGCGCCTCCCCGTCGTCACGAACGTGGACGCCCGGGAAGCGACGAATTCCGAAGAGGTCCGCGCCGCCCTCGCGCGGCAGGTGGCGTCCCCGGTCCGCTGGGTGGAATCGGTCGAGCGGCTCGGCGCGATGGGCGTCACCGAGGCGCTCGAGATCGGGCCGGGCGCGGTGCTCGCCGGTCTCGTCCGACGCATCCGGAAGGATATTCCGGTCACCCCGGTCGGAAAGGCCGACCAGATTCCAGCCTGA
- a CDS encoding aminopeptidase P N-terminal domain-containing protein produces MRGAWIAAAAILAASAAGAASPTPTTGPEFFAAHRTAFEAAMPAGSIAVFHAAPPGTTEVDALYRPSSDFWYLTGLSEPEAIAVFRPGAPEGSRYLLFVQPRDFASEQWTGWRAGVEGAKSEFHADAAYPAADFWKEVPKLWAGARLLLWSDGGDSGFRAKLQEAWGAADAQSAELRPSADVGPLVHRMRLVKDATEQALLRRAAELSAEGHVAAMRAVRPGRYEYAVRAPLESVCTSGGALRMAYPSIVGSGPNSVILHYERDDRRMNAGDMIVNDSACEFDMYAADVTRSYPVSGTFSPEQRAIYDVVLAAQKAGFAKIRPGAAFHEVHDATVDAVVDGLLRLGILRGDRAEIMRTRAYTAFYPHGSSHWLGMDVHDVGSYGFSNPDAPRLERYSLAQTRLEPGMAFTVEPGIYIPEHAKGVDSKWWNIGVRIEDDVLVTSSGMDCLSCSAPREPADVEKTIRGR; encoded by the coding sequence ATGCGAGGAGCCTGGATCGCCGCCGCCGCCATTCTGGCGGCCTCCGCCGCCGGAGCGGCTTCGCCCACCCCGACGACCGGACCGGAATTCTTCGCGGCGCATCGCACGGCCTTCGAAGCGGCGATGCCCGCGGGCTCGATCGCCGTCTTCCACGCCGCTCCCCCGGGGACGACGGAGGTCGACGCCCTCTACCGGCCGAGCTCCGACTTCTGGTATCTGACGGGGCTGTCCGAGCCCGAAGCGATCGCGGTGTTCCGTCCCGGAGCGCCGGAAGGATCGCGCTATCTCCTCTTCGTCCAGCCGCGCGATTTCGCCTCCGAACAGTGGACCGGGTGGCGCGCGGGGGTCGAGGGCGCCAAATCCGAGTTTCATGCGGACGCCGCGTACCCGGCGGCCGACTTCTGGAAGGAGGTCCCGAAACTGTGGGCGGGGGCGCGCCTGCTTCTCTGGAGCGACGGCGGCGACTCCGGATTCCGCGCGAAGCTCCAGGAGGCCTGGGGAGCCGCCGACGCCCAGTCGGCCGAGCTCCGCCCTTCCGCCGACGTCGGCCCGCTGGTCCACCGGATGCGCCTCGTGAAGGACGCCACCGAGCAGGCGCTCCTCCGGCGCGCCGCCGAGCTCTCCGCGGAGGGGCACGTCGCCGCGATGAGGGCGGTTCGTCCCGGGAGATACGAATACGCGGTGCGGGCCCCCCTCGAATCGGTCTGCACGTCGGGGGGAGCCCTCCGGATGGCGTACCCGTCGATCGTCGGATCCGGCCCGAACTCCGTGATCCTGCACTACGAGCGGGACGATCGCCGCATGAACGCCGGCGACATGATCGTCAACGATTCCGCCTGCGAGTTCGACATGTACGCGGCCGACGTCACGCGGAGCTACCCCGTGTCGGGGACGTTCTCGCCCGAGCAGCGCGCGATCTACGACGTCGTCCTCGCCGCGCAGAAGGCGGGCTTCGCGAAGATCCGGCCGGGCGCCGCCTTTCACGAGGTGCACGATGCGACGGTCGACGCGGTGGTGGACGGGTTGCTCCGCCTCGGCATCCTCCGCGGCGACCGCGCCGAGATCATGCGGACGCGCGCCTACACGGCGTTCTATCCCCACGGATCGTCCCACTGGCTCGGGATGGACGTTCACGACGTCGGAAGCTACGGATTCTCGAATCCGGACGCTCCCCGTCTCGAGCGCTACTCCCTGGCGCAGACGCGGCTCGAGCCGGGAATGGCGTTCACGGTCGAACCGGGGATCTACATCCCCGAACACGCCAAGGGCGTCGATTCGAAGTGGTGGAACATCGGCGTGCGCATCGAGGACGACGTGCTCGTGACCTCCTCGGGAATGGACTGCCTTTCCTGTTCCGCGCCGCGGGAGCCGGCCGACGTCGAGAAGACGATTCGCGGCCGCTGA
- a CDS encoding formylglycine-generating enzyme family protein, producing MRVPAGSFVMGSSAGEPGRSAGEVPHRVTISRPFWLGRTEVTQTQWIRVMGGNPSRFAGCPECPVENVTWFDVQKFLEKLNAAAGGGYRLPTEAEWEFACRTGESPNAARIDDAHANFDARYPVRGGRPGRYLGRPVPVASFPADRLGLFDMKGNVWEWCADGYAPYPPGPAADPVGPASAEKKVIRGGSWYFDAASCRCAARYSHAPGDRGFSLGFRVARDEGPSGRP from the coding sequence GTGCGAGTTCCCGCGGGGAGCTTCGTGATGGGGAGCTCCGCGGGCGAGCCGGGCCGGAGCGCCGGCGAGGTCCCGCACCGCGTGACGATCTCGCGTCCGTTCTGGCTCGGCCGCACCGAGGTCACCCAGACCCAGTGGATCCGCGTGATGGGGGGGAATCCGAGCCGGTTCGCCGGGTGTCCCGAGTGCCCGGTCGAGAACGTGACGTGGTTCGACGTCCAGAAGTTCCTCGAGAAGCTCAACGCGGCCGCGGGAGGCGGGTACCGGCTCCCCACGGAAGCGGAGTGGGAGTTCGCGTGCCGGACCGGGGAGAGCCCGAACGCCGCGCGGATCGACGACGCTCACGCGAACTTCGACGCCCGGTATCCCGTCCGCGGGGGCCGGCCGGGCCGCTATCTCGGCCGGCCGGTTCCGGTCGCGAGCTTTCCGGCGGACCGGCTCGGCCTCTTCGACATGAAGGGAAACGTCTGGGAATGGTGCGCCGACGGCTATGCTCCCTACCCCCCGGGTCCCGCCGCCGACCCCGTCGGACCGGCCTCCGCGGAGAAGAAGGTCATCCGCGGCGGGAGCTGGTACTTCGACGCCGCCAGCTGCCGGTGCGCGGCGCGGTACTCGCACGCGCCGGGGGATCGCGGTTTCAGCCTCGGGTTCCGGGTGGCGCGGGACGAAGGCCCGTCGGGGCGCCCCTAG
- a CDS encoding dihydrodipicolinate synthase family protein, which produces MNRTGWKGVFPAITTPFRDGLAVDFEFLREHVRWLLDKGCSGIVALGSLGESATLTLDEKLAILQTCREAAAGRAPVVAGVAGLSTSECVALAKGAEETGCDGLMVLPAYVYRGDARESEAHAAAVLDATALSCMLYNNPIAYGTDFLPAQIAMLARRHPNLHAVKESAGDVRRVTAIREIADDRLAVFVGVDDLIVEGVAAGAVGWIAGLVNAFPAESVLLFDLAMRGDHEEARRLYEWFLPLLRLDTVPKFVQLIKLVQQEVGRGSERVRPPRLTLVGDEREAAFEVIRAAVRARVTL; this is translated from the coding sequence ATGAACCGAACCGGCTGGAAGGGGGTCTTTCCCGCGATCACGACGCCGTTCCGCGACGGCCTCGCCGTCGATTTCGAATTCCTGCGCGAGCACGTCCGCTGGCTGCTGGACAAGGGATGCTCGGGAATCGTGGCGCTCGGCTCCCTCGGAGAATCCGCGACGCTCACCCTCGACGAGAAGCTCGCGATCCTCCAGACGTGCCGCGAGGCGGCCGCCGGGCGCGCGCCCGTCGTCGCGGGGGTCGCGGGGCTGTCGACGTCCGAATGCGTCGCGCTCGCGAAGGGCGCCGAGGAGACCGGCTGCGACGGGCTGATGGTCCTCCCCGCGTACGTCTACCGCGGGGATGCGAGAGAGAGCGAAGCGCACGCGGCCGCCGTCCTCGACGCGACCGCGCTCTCCTGCATGCTCTACAACAATCCGATCGCGTACGGCACCGACTTCCTTCCGGCCCAGATCGCAATGCTCGCGCGCCGGCATCCCAACCTCCACGCCGTCAAGGAATCGGCGGGCGACGTGAGGCGTGTCACGGCGATCCGGGAGATCGCCGACGACCGGCTGGCGGTCTTCGTGGGCGTCGACGACCTGATCGTCGAGGGCGTCGCCGCCGGAGCCGTCGGATGGATCGCCGGGCTCGTCAACGCCTTCCCCGCCGAATCCGTCCTGCTCTTCGACCTCGCCATGCGCGGAGACCACGAAGAGGCGCGCCGCCTCTACGAATGGTTCCTCCCTCTTCTCCGGCTCGACACCGTCCCGAAGTTCGTCCAGTTGATCAAGCTCGTTCAACAGGAGGTCGGCCGCGGCAGCGAGCGCGTCCGCCCGCCGAGACTGACGCTCGTCGGAGACGAACGCGAGGCCGCGTTCGAAGTGATCCGCGCCGCGGTTCGGGCGCGGGTGACGCTCTAG